The Sulfolobales archaeon genome includes the window TAGTCGGGGGTATCTCTGAGCTGGTTCTACACAAACATAGGTTTGAAGAAGCTCCACAGCCCATACTATATAAACGATCTCTCTGTTAGGAGCCCAAGGATCATGACAATCCCGGAGCCAGGTTCAGGGCTGCTCATACCTGTGAGCTCAGGCATAGTCCCCAGGGATGTCGATAGGTACTCGATATACATCGGTAACACGAAGATCAGGAACCTTCCGTACTACTACAACCCATTCGCACCTGTGAACCCTATGTTTGCTATACTGGGGAGCCCTGGGTATGGGAAGAGCGAGCTTCTCATGAACCTCATACTAAGGCTCAAGATGAGGAACCCGATAGATCCCCCGGTGATCATAATAGATCCTCAGGGGGAGTATAAGAGGGTGCTGAGCCACTTGGCAAGGCTGGGGATACACGGTGTGGAGCTCAGAGTGGGTGTGGACTCGTATCTAAACATATTCGACAGCCCTGAGGGTGTGAGCTACCAGTTCTGGGTATCCAATGTTGTTGTCCCATCTATACGCGAGGCTCTCAACATAGCACCTGGACAGGCTGCTAGGATGGATTCCCTTATGAAGAAGATCATCTTCAAGGTCTATCACCATCAGAAGGGCTACAAACCATCGGATCCCAGCACGTGGAGGGAGGTTCCAACCCTTCTAGATGTTGTGAGGGAGATAAGGAGCGAGATAGCTGAGGAGGAGCAGAGGAGGGAGCAGAGGAGGAGTAGGGGGAGGATCCAGAGCCTCAACTCGCTGTACGATAGACTCGGCAGATGGGTATTCGGGATCGGGACTGACTACTTCTCAAGAGCAGCATCTATACCGATTGCACAGCTCCTAAACATACCAGTTACCGTTATAAATGTCAAGCATCTCGAGGCTGAGGCCAGGAACCTAGTTATACTATATATATTCAATGTATTATACCAGCTCATGAAGACAATGCTCCCGGTCAAGAACACAATAAGGGTTGTGTTCATAGTCGATGAGGGCTGGATCCTTCTTAAGAAGACCAGGAGCGGCGAATCACCCCTAGAGATCCTGATCAGGCAGGCTAGGAAGTATGGCTTCATGGTCGGTGTTGCTACTCAGAAGTTCGATGATCTCAGCGAAACGATTCTAAGCCTTGTTGGAACCCTCTTCATCTTCAACCCAAACGATCCGAAGGTGGTGGACTACGCTAAGAAGGCTGGCGTGCCTGAGAAGACTGCTAAGGAGATACTTAATCTTGAGAGGGGATGGTGCCTCGTAAGATCCCTATGGGCTACTAAGACAAATGTTGAGAACCCGAATGCAGCCTTCTTCGTCAAGGTTGACAGCGAGGTAGACCCGGGGCTGAACATAGTATCGCCCAGGACAACAACACCTACGCAGTTTGTGAGGCTATCAGAGTCCATGGCCCTTATAAACGAGTTCACAATATCTGACTAGATAGCCAGGATGATATATAATAGTTGGCAAACCTCGCCTTTGAAGGCGGGGTTAGATTTTTAAGCCCCCAATCCATTTGCTAGTTAGTAGCCCCCATAAAGGGGGGTAACGCCCGAGACCCCAGCGAAACCCCGCCTTTTAAGGCGGGGAGGGGGTCATAGCATCTTCATAGCCTCCTCCGAGAGCTCTGAGCATGAGTCCCTGTCGATCAGCATTGATTTTATCTTCATCATAGCCCTCCTGATCAGCGGCTCCAGCCTCCTCCTGACAGCCTCTGTAAGCATCATAGCTGTGTCAGAGCCACCGCTTGATCC containing:
- a CDS encoding ATP-binding protein, giving the protein MTIPEPGSGLLIPVSSGIVPRDVDRYSIYIGNTKIRNLPYYYNPFAPVNPMFAILGSPGYGKSELLMNLILRLKMRNPIDPPVIIIDPQGEYKRVLSHLARLGIHGVELRVGVDSYLNIFDSPEGVSYQFWVSNVVVPSIREALNIAPGQAARMDSLMKKIIFKVYHHQKGYKPSDPSTWREVPTLLDVVREIRSEIAEEEQRREQRRSRGRIQSLNSLYDRLGRWVFGIGTDYFSRAASIPIAQLLNIPVTVINVKHLEAEARNLVILYIFNVLYQLMKTMLPVKNTIRVVFIVDEGWILLKKTRSGESPLEILIRQARKYGFMVGVATQKFDDLSETILSLVGTLFIFNPNDPKVVDYAKKAGVPEKTAKEILNLERGWCLVRSLWATKTNVENPNAAFFVKVDSEVDPGLNIVSPRTTTPTQFVRLSESMALINEFTISD